One part of the Homo sapiens chromosome 19, GRCh38.p14 Primary Assembly genome encodes these proteins:
- the TSKS gene encoding testis-specific serine kinase substrate: MASVVVKTIWQSKEIHEAGDTPTGVESCSQLVPEAPRRVTSRAKGIPKKKKAVSFHGVEPQMSHQPMHWCLNLKRSSACTNVSLLNLAAMEPTDSTGTDSTVEDLSGQLTLAGPPASPTLPWDPDDADITEILSGVNSGLVRAKDSITSLKEKTNRVNQHVQSLQSECSVLSENLERRRQEAEELEGYCIQLKENCWKVTRSVEDAEIKTNVLKQNSALLEEKLRYLQQQLQDETPRRQEAELQEPEEKQEPEEKQEPEEKQKPEAGLSWNSLGPAATSQGCPGPPGSPDKPSRPHGLVPAGWGMGPRAGEGPYVSEQELQKLFTGIEELRREVSSLTARWHQEEGAVQEALRLLGGLGGRVDGFLGQWERAQREQAQTARDLQELRGRADELCTMVERSAVSVASLRSELEGLGPLKPILEEFGRQFQNSRRGPDLSMNLDRSHQGNCARCASQGSQLSTESLQQLLDRALTSLVDEVKQRGLTPACPSCQRLHKKILELERQALAKHVRAEALSSTLRLAQDEALRAKNLLLTDKMKPEEKMATLDHLHLKMCSLHDHLSNLPLEGSTGTMGGGSSAGTPPKQGGSAPEQ, from the exons ATGGCGAGCGTGGTGGTGAAGACGATCTGGCAGTCCAAAGAGATCCATGAGGCCGGGGACACCCCCACGGGGGTGGAGAGCTGCTCCCAGCTAGTCCCAGAGGCTCCCCGGAGGGTGACCAGCCGGGCCAAGGGGATCCCGAAGAAAAAGAAGGCCGTGTCGTTCCACGG GGTGGAGCCCCAGATGTCCCATCAGCCCATGCACTGGTGCCTGAACCTCAAACGGTCCTCGGCCTGCACCAACGTGTCACTGCTCAACCTGGCCGCCATGGAGCCCACTGACTCCACGGGGACAGACTCCACAGTGGAAGACCTCAGCGGCCAACTCACACTGGCTGGGCCCCCTGCCTCCCCTACCCTACCCTGGGATCCGGATGACGCAGACATCACGGAAATCCTG AGTGGGGTCAACAGTGGATTGGTCCGCGCCAAAGACTCCATCACCAGCTTGAAGGAAAAGACCAACCGGGTTAACCAGCACGTGCAGTCTCTGCAG AGCGAGTGTTCTGTGCTGAGCGAGAATCTGGAGAGAAGGCGGCAAGAGGCAGAAGAGTTGGAGGGGTACTGCATTCAACTCAAG GAGAACTGCTGGAAGGTGACCCGGTCTGTGGAAGATGCTGAAATCAAAACCAACGTCTTGAAGCAGAATTCTGCCCTGCTGGAG GAGAAGCTGCGCTAcctccagcagcagctgcaggatGAGACGCCGCGACGGCAGGAGGCCGAGCTGCAGGAGCCGGAGGAGAAGCAGGAGCCGGAGGAGAAGCAGGAGCCGGAGGAGAAGCAGAAGCCGGAGGCTGGCCTCTCCTGGAACAGCCTGGGCCCCGCCGCCACGTCCCAGGGCTGCCCCGGCCCGCCAGGGAGTCCCGACAAACCCTCGCGGCCACACGGCCTGGTCCCCGCAGGCTGGGGAATGGGGCCTCGGGCTGGCGAGGGCCCCTACGTGAGCGAGCAGGAATTGCAGAAGCTGTTCACCGGCATCGAAGAGCTGAG GAGAGAGGTGTCCTCACTGACCGCCCGGTGGCATCAGGAGGAGGGGGCGGTGCAGGAAGCCCTGCGGCTGCTCGGGGGCCTGGGCGGCAGGGTCGACGGCTTCCTAGGCCAGTGGGAGCGGGCACAGCGCGAACAGGCACAGACGGCGCGGGACTTGCAGGAGCTGCGAGGTCGGGCGGATGAGCTGTGCACCAT GGTGGAGCGGTCAGCAGTGTCTGTGGCTTCACTGAGGAGCGAACTGGAGGGGCTGGGCCCACTGAAACCCATTCTGGAGGAGTTCGGGCGGCAATTTCAGAACTCTCGAAGAGGGCCTGACCTCTCCATGAACCTGGATCGGTCCCACCAAGGCAACTGTGCCCGCTGTGCCAG ccaggggTCGCAGTTGTCTACGGAGTCCCTGCAGCAGCTGCTGGACCGAGCACTGACCTCACTAGTGGACGAGGTgaagcagaggggcctgactccTGCCTGTCCCAGCTGTCAGAGGCTACACAAGAAGATTCTG GAGCTGGAGCGCCAGGCCTTAGCCAAACACGTCAGGGCAGAGGCCCTGAGCTCCACCCTTCGGCTGGCCCAAGACGAGGCCCTGCGGGCCAAGAACCTACTGCTGACAGACAAGATGAAGCCAGA ggagaagatggccactCTGGACCATCTACACTTGAAGATGTGCTCCCTCCACGATCATCTCAGCAACCTGCCACTTGAGGGGTCCACGGGAACAATGGGGGGAGGCAGCAGTGCAGGAACCCCCCCAAAACAGGGGGGCTCAGCCCCTGAACAATAA